A stretch of Plasmodium vinckei vinckei genome assembly, chromosome: PVVCY_05 DNA encodes these proteins:
- a CDS encoding erythrocyte membrane associated protein 2, putative, with translation MNSKLIQISSSLLLMCLCNTYSNEENNNNVTRVIKSNRLLSEQENNEVGEEVYEEQPAYEDQPAYEDQPAYEDQPVYEDQPAYEDQPTYEDQPIYEDQPAYEDQPAYEDQPAYETKPAYETKPAYETKPAYETKPAYEDQENIEYPVPDDEIFYEALDVYAISLENPKEKRLMPRNSPFVKAYLTAPKNPRTVDLTPPDNKPTITEFPFTTSISPPPPPNSKRRIRERKIKPIFEQLPKIPKEEKPFHPDTRDIKREITRLNNLWKIIDYMDTDDSDLDDYIDHFSGQNKRK, from the exons ATGAATTCCAAATTAATACAAATTAGTTCATCTCTTCTTTTAATGTGCTTATGCAACACATACAGTAACGag gaaaataataataatgtaacTAGGGTTATAAAATCGAACCGATTATTATCTGAGCAAGAAAACAATGAAGTAGGAGAAGAAGTATATGAGGAACAACCAGCTTATGAAGATCAACCAGCTTATGAAGATCAACCAGCTTATGAAGATCAACCAGTTTATGAAGATCAACCAGCTTATGAAGATCAACCAACTTATGAAGATCAACCAATTTATGAAGATCAACCAGCTTATGAAGATCAACCAGCTTATGAAGATCAACCAGCTTATGAAACCAAACCAGCTTATGAAACCAAACCAGCTTATGAAACCAAACCAGCTTATGAAACCAAACCAGCTTATGAAGATcaagaaaatattgaatACCCAGTTCCTGAcgatgaaatattttatgaagcACTAGATGTTTATGCTATCTCATTAGAAAACCCAAAAGAGAAAAGACTTATGCCAAGAAATTCACCATTTGTGAAAGCATATCTAACCGCCCCCAAGAACCCAAGGACTGTTGACTTAACACCACCAGATAACAAACCAACAATTACAGAATTCCCATTTACAACATCTATTTCACCACCACCACCACCAAATTCGAAACGTAGAATTAGAGAAAGAAAAATCAAACCTATATTTGAACAATTACCCAAAATTCCAAAGGAAGAAAAACCTTTTCATCCAGACACTCGTGATATTAAAAGAGAAATAACCCGTTTGAATAACCTCTGGAAGATAATAGACTACATGGATACAGATGACTCAGACTTGGATGATTATATAGATCATTTTTCTGGTCAAAATAAGAGGAAATAA